One stretch of Cloacibacillus sp. DNA includes these proteins:
- a CDS encoding thioredoxin family protein — MAIDETKGMVAAMKELKMFMFEGCPHCKRAEEMISELLVRHPEYKEVPFVMIDEKKEPEVADKYDYYYVPTFFVGSEKIAEGVPTEEGVEKAFSTAYKG; from the coding sequence TTGGCAATAGATGAAACGAAAGGAATGGTGGCAGCAATGAAGGAACTGAAGATGTTTATGTTCGAGGGATGCCCGCACTGCAAGCGGGCTGAGGAGATGATATCGGAGCTGCTTGTCAGGCATCCGGAATACAAAGAGGTGCCCTTCGTCATGATCGACGAAAAGAAGGAGCCCGAAGTTGCCGACAAATACGATTATTACTACGTCCCCACATTTTTTGTCGGCAGCGAGAAGATCGCCGAGGGAGTTCCCACCGAAGAGGGTGTGGAAAAAGCCTTCAGCACGGCATACAAGGGATAG
- a CDS encoding type IV toxin-antitoxin system AbiEi family antitoxin has translation MVNNKEQKLKSLAGIRIPGVPLLASYLTMSGISPNLQQYYRRSGWLERIGRGAYIWPGDILDWQGILCALQSQINMPVHAGARTALALQGYAQFLRGEEERVFIFSSQARVLPAWTADAAGRARFCLCHTSFLMDDRASIADIPHKTISIRCSSPERAILETLYLAPQTISYSEAYQLTENLDTLRPQLLQELLSGCNSIRVKRMFLLFADHAGHSWAQRLDRDKISLGKGVRSLGKNGVYLERYGLVIPPELNRLWQ, from the coding sequence ATGGTTAACAATAAAGAGCAAAAATTAAAATCATTGGCTGGCATACGGATACCAGGAGTTCCTTTACTTGCATCGTATCTGACGATGTCGGGCATATCGCCGAACTTGCAGCAGTATTATCGGCGAAGCGGGTGGCTTGAGCGGATAGGGCGCGGCGCTTATATCTGGCCGGGCGACATACTCGATTGGCAGGGTATTCTTTGTGCTCTTCAATCGCAGATCAATATGCCTGTCCATGCAGGGGCGAGGACGGCGCTCGCGCTTCAGGGGTATGCGCAGTTTCTGCGGGGAGAGGAGGAGCGCGTCTTTATATTTTCCAGTCAAGCGCGTGTCCTTCCGGCGTGGACGGCAGATGCGGCTGGACGCGCGAGGTTTTGCCTCTGCCATACGTCGTTTCTGATGGACGATCGTGCCAGCATCGCGGATATACCTCACAAGACAATCTCCATTCGTTGCTCCAGCCCGGAGAGGGCGATACTCGAAACATTGTACCTCGCTCCGCAGACGATAAGCTATAGCGAGGCGTACCAGCTGACAGAAAATCTCGACACACTGCGTCCCCAGCTGCTTCAGGAGCTTTTGTCGGGCTGTAATTCTATACGCGTCAAGCGGATGTTTTTACTATTTGCGGATCACGCTGGTCATTCGTGGGCACAGCGGCTCGACCGGGATAAAATATCCCTTGGCAAGGGGGTGCGCAGTTTGGGCAAGAATGGCGTTTATCTCGAAAGATACGGTCTGGTGATACCCCCGGAACTGAATCGGCTATGGCAATGA
- a CDS encoding nucleotidyl transferase AbiEii/AbiGii toxin family protein, translated as MNYFDQSYMEQLHLVARILPAIARNGAFALKGGTAINLFERGLPRLSVDIDLCYPHFSERAEALGSIVEHLTSIRQDLSKRIHGIKFANLGVESLEYKLLCRTPEALVKIEVNTTMRGHVFPIRTMPVHPDTEEILGQYTEMPVISREELYGGKICAALDRQHPRDLFDLAPFLSGSGNGFDRRIVLGFIICLLSHNRPLHELLAPNAHDMKEAFDNQFVGMSAMPFTYEDYVKTREMLFAALPALLNEADRKFLISFAEGAPDWSLFEAPDAARLPAILWKLRNIDILKERSPRKFDDQCAILREVLK; from the coding sequence ATGAACTATTTCGATCAATCTTACATGGAGCAGCTTCACCTTGTTGCGCGGATTCTTCCGGCGATTGCGCGAAATGGTGCGTTTGCGCTCAAAGGCGGAACTGCCATCAATCTTTTCGAGCGCGGACTGCCGCGCCTGTCAGTCGATATCGACCTTTGCTACCCGCATTTCAGCGAACGTGCCGAAGCCCTTGGCTCTATTGTTGAACATCTTACATCGATCAGGCAGGACTTATCAAAGCGTATCCACGGGATAAAGTTTGCCAACCTTGGCGTGGAATCGCTGGAATATAAGCTGCTTTGCCGGACGCCTGAAGCCCTTGTCAAAATCGAGGTGAACACTACGATGCGCGGCCACGTCTTTCCCATACGCACGATGCCCGTGCACCCAGACACCGAAGAAATTCTCGGCCAGTACACGGAGATGCCGGTGATATCGAGAGAGGAGTTATACGGCGGAAAAATCTGCGCTGCGCTCGACCGCCAACACCCCCGCGATTTGTTCGACTTGGCTCCGTTTCTATCGGGTTCGGGGAATGGCTTCGACAGGCGAATTGTCCTTGGTTTCATCATCTGCCTGTTAAGCCATAATCGCCCGCTCCATGAGCTGCTCGCACCCAACGCGCACGATATGAAGGAGGCGTTTGACAACCAATTTGTTGGAATGAGCGCTATGCCCTTCACCTATGAGGATTACGTCAAGACGAGAGAAATGCTCTTCGCGGCTCTTCCCGCCCTATTGAACGAAGCCGACCGAAAATTCCTCATATCGTTCGCCGAAGGTGCCCCCGATTGGAGCCTCTTTGAAGCTCCAGACGCAGCGAGGCTCCCCGCGATACTCTGGAAGCTTCGCAATATCGATATATTGAAAGAACGTTCCCCCCGCAAATTCGACGATCAATGCGCGATCCTGCGTGAAGTATTGAAATAA